A genomic segment from Nicotiana tabacum cultivar K326 chromosome 7, ASM71507v2, whole genome shotgun sequence encodes:
- the LOC107760174 gene encoding uncharacterized protein LOC107760174 isoform X1 translates to MNIALPEMLHSITGNGSSEMSVLERQRARMKWQQEQLQQPEMMSYFDGQNDHQLMHSYSQTAGAQQFHGLINNVNDQSLNELVTRAIKPDPCLENNRGDFGTIGTDGLGYVPIGVGNGGTTPQLGLDYAISRTTSCPPNMADNSVSAGKAKESMLSSNRGRESFKKRKADKNQHLKEVAEEEIKGKKLKECVAEGDSKVTTEKYNKRSSNNSNNSKESYESSKEKSKITEDKKPDYIHVRARRGQATDSHSLAERVRREKISERMRFLQDLVPGCNKITGKAGMLDEIINYVQSLQRQVEFLSMKLAAVNPRLDIDVDNFLNKDIFATSTSNFPTVGAGTSSEMLSMAQRQFNSLQQIVSSSGFEMGILNLSEMALRRTTSAPVSIPEIFLDSSNINQVQSFPTWDNDLDNMYAMELQQGRSAQFLPHPCTGFVEAGNDLKMEM, encoded by the exons ATGAATATTGCATTACCAGAAATGTTACACAGTATCACAGGAAATGGAAGCTCAGAAATGAGCGTGCTTGAACGACAACGAGCGAGAATGAAATGGCAGCAAGAACAGCTGCAGCAACCAGAAATGATGAGTTATTTTGATGGACAAAATGATCATCAACTGATGCATTCTTATTCTCAAACAGCTGGAGCTCAACAGTTTCATGGTCTAATCAACAATGTAAATGATCAGAGTCTTAATGAGCTTGTGACTCGGGCAATTAAGCCGGACCCCTGTTTAGAGAACAATAGGGGTGATTTTGGGACCATTGGTACTGATGGTTTAGGCTATGTTCCAATTGGGGTTGGAAATGGAGGAACTACGCCACAATTGGGATTGGATTATGCCATTTCCAGAACCACAAGTTGCCCGCCTAACATGGCGGACAACTCTGTGTCTGCTGGTAAAGCCAAAGAGAGTATGCTGAGCTCTAATAGAGGAAGAGAGAGTTTCAAGAAGAGAAAAGCAGACAAGAATCAACATCTCAAG gaggttgcagaagaagaaatCAAAGGCAAGAAACTGAAAGAATGCGTAGCTGAGGGAGATTCCAAGGTAACAACAGAGAAATACAACAAAAGGAGCTCCAATAACAGTAACAACAGTAAGGAATCCTATGAATCTTCAAAGGAGAAGTCCAAAATTACTGAAGATAAAAAGCCTGATTATATTCATGTCCGAGCACGTCGTGGTCAAGCCACTGATAGCCACAGCTTAGCTGAACGA GTAAGAAGGGAAAAGATTAGTGAGAGAATGAGATTTCTGCAAGATTTAGTACCAGGATGTAACAAGATCACAGGGAAAGCAGGAATGCTAGATGAAATAATCAACTATGTCCAGTCTCTCCAAAGACAAGTagag TTCCTATCCATGAAACTGGCTGCTGTTAATCCAAGGCTTGATATCGACGTAGACAATTTCTTAAACAAAGAT ATATTTGCAACTAGCACGTCTAATTTTCCTACAGTGGGAGCTGGAACATCATCTGAAATGCTTAGTATGGCCCAACGCCAGTTCAATTCATTGCAGCAAATAGTGTCAAGTTCTGGATTCGAAATGGGTATTCTAAATCTTAGTGAAATGGCTCTACGTAGAACCACTAGCGCTCCTGTATCAATCCCTGAAATATTTCTCGACTCATCCAATATCAAT CAAGTTCAGAGCTTTCCAACTTGGGACAATGACTTAGATAACATGTACGCAATGGAACTTCAACAAGGAAGATCAGCACAGTTTCTTCCCCATCCGTGTACAG GTTTTGTTGAAGCTGGAAATGACCTGAAGATGGAAATGTGA
- the LOC107760174 gene encoding uncharacterized protein LOC107760174 isoform X2, producing the protein MNIALPEMLHSITGNGSSEMSVLERQRARMKWQQEQLQQPEMMSYFDGQNDHQLMHSYSQTAGAQQFHGLINNVNDQSLNELVTRAIKPDPCLENNRGDFGTIGTDGLGYVPIGVGNGGTTPQLGLDYAISRTTSCPPNMADNSVSAGKAKESMLSSNRGRESFKKRKADKNQHLKVAEEEIKGKKLKECVAEGDSKVTTEKYNKRSSNNSNNSKESYESSKEKSKITEDKKPDYIHVRARRGQATDSHSLAERVRREKISERMRFLQDLVPGCNKITGKAGMLDEIINYVQSLQRQVEFLSMKLAAVNPRLDIDVDNFLNKDIFATSTSNFPTVGAGTSSEMLSMAQRQFNSLQQIVSSSGFEMGILNLSEMALRRTTSAPVSIPEIFLDSSNINQVQSFPTWDNDLDNMYAMELQQGRSAQFLPHPCTGFVEAGNDLKMEM; encoded by the exons ATGAATATTGCATTACCAGAAATGTTACACAGTATCACAGGAAATGGAAGCTCAGAAATGAGCGTGCTTGAACGACAACGAGCGAGAATGAAATGGCAGCAAGAACAGCTGCAGCAACCAGAAATGATGAGTTATTTTGATGGACAAAATGATCATCAACTGATGCATTCTTATTCTCAAACAGCTGGAGCTCAACAGTTTCATGGTCTAATCAACAATGTAAATGATCAGAGTCTTAATGAGCTTGTGACTCGGGCAATTAAGCCGGACCCCTGTTTAGAGAACAATAGGGGTGATTTTGGGACCATTGGTACTGATGGTTTAGGCTATGTTCCAATTGGGGTTGGAAATGGAGGAACTACGCCACAATTGGGATTGGATTATGCCATTTCCAGAACCACAAGTTGCCCGCCTAACATGGCGGACAACTCTGTGTCTGCTGGTAAAGCCAAAGAGAGTATGCTGAGCTCTAATAGAGGAAGAGAGAGTTTCAAGAAGAGAAAAGCAGACAAGAATCAACATCTCAAG gttgcagaagaagaaatCAAAGGCAAGAAACTGAAAGAATGCGTAGCTGAGGGAGATTCCAAGGTAACAACAGAGAAATACAACAAAAGGAGCTCCAATAACAGTAACAACAGTAAGGAATCCTATGAATCTTCAAAGGAGAAGTCCAAAATTACTGAAGATAAAAAGCCTGATTATATTCATGTCCGAGCACGTCGTGGTCAAGCCACTGATAGCCACAGCTTAGCTGAACGA GTAAGAAGGGAAAAGATTAGTGAGAGAATGAGATTTCTGCAAGATTTAGTACCAGGATGTAACAAGATCACAGGGAAAGCAGGAATGCTAGATGAAATAATCAACTATGTCCAGTCTCTCCAAAGACAAGTagag TTCCTATCCATGAAACTGGCTGCTGTTAATCCAAGGCTTGATATCGACGTAGACAATTTCTTAAACAAAGAT ATATTTGCAACTAGCACGTCTAATTTTCCTACAGTGGGAGCTGGAACATCATCTGAAATGCTTAGTATGGCCCAACGCCAGTTCAATTCATTGCAGCAAATAGTGTCAAGTTCTGGATTCGAAATGGGTATTCTAAATCTTAGTGAAATGGCTCTACGTAGAACCACTAGCGCTCCTGTATCAATCCCTGAAATATTTCTCGACTCATCCAATATCAAT CAAGTTCAGAGCTTTCCAACTTGGGACAATGACTTAGATAACATGTACGCAATGGAACTTCAACAAGGAAGATCAGCACAGTTTCTTCCCCATCCGTGTACAG GTTTTGTTGAAGCTGGAAATGACCTGAAGATGGAAATGTGA